Proteins from a single region of Vanessa tameamea isolate UH-Manoa-2023 chromosome 23, ilVanTame1 primary haplotype, whole genome shotgun sequence:
- the LOC113397689 gene encoding uncharacterized protein LOC113397689: MHTKLLLVFAFASVVFSHDILIGSGTGGRKIFDEIRQANPAIWRQIENVTIIAPDNEVISKVVVTDMRPEKDGDVQIVDGGDGMKSVTIELKSPTVLRGYEFHLEVYTVPETKLSDAEEHLYPESPSTTDKIDLPETSEATSHEKDGSGEDEVPELPDNADKTTELPESTTNQDIPALMVGKVVDGDILRPAREASDENNPQISQSEDNLNVHPSIIGSGADETTTENVSTEITTEAEMTTKLDESEVITVAPESFDNSKNIPDYPSLSILDYIKSKEGARPIRRTDDETNESNDGATTTEKLVENTDNVDTSYMLPTLEPSSSSQDNNDDTADLVPPEETNYNTGFSLNNESTEKPAVEVSTDIYNNRPRGGRGLDFEDSQELFTSTTMSAIELSTSVINNADSENSTTEATIDEKLRNARETDVVDNNVNGLDTTIDSNQNEQIPLCRAPNESDKPSNNLTPNIIIVNGEQLTLTPDSNHKLQFGIPIVLIIGSDTNIPTIKIIAEGAIDDNKNTNVFPSADNSMDDYEPVPEDKLNDSQEREFSEDEFIPKTVMSFE, from the coding sequence ATGCATACAAAGCTCTTATTAGTATTCGCTTTCGCGAGTGTCGTATTCAGTCACGATATATTGATCGGGTCTGGTACGGGAGGAAGAAAAATATTCGACGAAATAAGACAAGCGAATCCAGCGATTTGGAGGCAAATTGAAAATGTTACCATTATAGCACCGGACAATGAAGTTATCAGCAAAGTCGTCGTTACGGACATGAGGCCAGAAAAAGATGGAGATGTGCAAATTGTGGATGGCGGTGATGGAATGAAAAGTGTTACCATAGAACTTAAAAGTCCAACGGTTTTGCGCGGTTATGAATTTCACCTCGAAGTATATACCGTACCAGAGACCAAATTAAGTGATGCTGAAGAACACCTATACCCAGAGTCTCCGTCGACGACTGATAAAATTGATTTACCTGAAACAAGTGAAGCCACATCACATGAAAAAGATGGCAGTGGTGAAGATGAAGTGCCTGAACTGCCTGACAACGCAGACAAAACGACTGAATTACCTGAAAGCACGACGAACCAAGATATTCCTGCATTAATGGTAGGAAAGGTTGTGGATGGTGATATTTTAAGACCGGCTCGTGAAGCGAGTGATGAAAATAATCCTCAAATATCTCAAtctgaagataatttaaatgtacacCCATCTATTATTGGCAGTGGAGCTGATGAAACAACTACTGAAAACGTAAGCACAGAAATAACCACCGAGGCAGAAATGACAACGAAATTAGATGAAAGTGAAGTTATTACAGTAGCACCTGAATCTTTCGACAATAGTAAAAACATTCCTGATTATCCATCGTTAAGCAtcttagattatataaaaagtaaagaggGAGCCAGACCGATTCGTCGTACGGATGATGAGACAAATGAATCGAATGACGGTGCAACCACAACTGAAAAATTAGTTGAAAATACGGACAATGTGGATACATCTTACATGTTACCTACATTAGAACCTAGTTCATCGTCACAAGACAATAACGACGATACTGCTGACTTGGTACCTCCGGaggaaacaaattataataccgGATTTTCTTTAAACAACGAAAGCACTGAAAAACCCGCCGTCGAAGTATCcacagatatttataataacagacCTAGAGGAGGCCGTGGCTTAGACTTCGAGGATTCACAAGAACTATTTACTTCGACCACAATGAGTGCTATTGAGTTGAGTACTTCGGTAATTAATAATGCAGATAGTGAAAATAGTACAACAGAAGCGACGATTGATGAAAAATTAAGAAACGCTCGCGAAACCGACGTTGTAGACAACAACGTTAACGGGCTGGATACTACGATAGATTCGAACCAAAACGAACAAATACCTTTATGTAGAGCACCTAATGAAAGTGATAAACCATCCAATAACCTCAcacctaatataattatagttaacgGAGAGCAATTGACTTTGACACCAGATAGCAATCACAAACTGCAGTTCGGAATACCGATCGTTCTCATCATAGGTAGTGACACAAATATTCCCACGATCAAAATAATTGCAGAAGGCGCTATTGAcgataataaaaacacaaatgtgTTTCCATCTGCCGATAATTCGATGGATGATTACGAACCAGTACCCGAAGACAAATTAAATGACTCCCAAGAGAGAGAATTTTCAGAAGATGAATTTATTCCAAAAACAGTAATgagttttgaataa
- the LOC113397691 gene encoding adenine phosphoribosyltransferase, with the protein MDSDYEQKVAKLKSKIKSYPDFPKEGILFWDIFSAISDGPTCRLLQNLLVTVIRAKYPNVEAVVGLESRGFLFSFSVATELGIGCLPIRKKGKLPGEVISYKYDLEYGSDILQIQKDSIRPGIKCLIIDDLIATGGSITAATNLLLNCKADVVGCLVIMELISLNGRSNIPNGIPVHSLIKYD; encoded by the exons ATGGATTCTGATTATGAACAAAAAGTCGCCAAACTGAAAtcgaaaattaaaagttatcccGATTTCCCGAAagaaggtattttattttg ggataTTTTTTCTGCGATATCAGATGGGCCTACCTGCAGACTTCtacaaaatttattagtaaCGGTTATTCGTGCCAAATATCCAAATGTAGAAGCAGTAGTTGGATTAGAGTCCAGGGGATTTCTCTTTTCCTTTTCCGTGGCAACAGAACTGGGTATTGGATGTTTGCcaataagaaaaaaaggaaaattaccCGGGGAAGTGATTTCCTATAAATATGACTTAGAATATGGTTCT gatattttacaaattcaaaaGGATTCCATCCGTCCAGGTATCAAGTGCCTGATTATTGATGATTTAATTGCAACAGGTGGTTCCATTACAGCAGCTACAAATCTTTTACTAAACTGCAAGGCAGATGTTGTTGGTTGTCTTGTTATAATGGAATTGATATCTTTGAATGGTCGGAGCAACATTCCTAATGGTATTCCAgttcattcattaattaaatatgattag
- the LOC113397733 gene encoding trichohyalin-like isoform X1, with the protein MLSTADLERLITVKRREIQQEKTVLGLSPPLNDNDVSNKDEVLKTDRNVRLSRTRAFSENNVPTNASEAFGDETSEDLKGLIPPDLERYIRRYIGLPVMLKAGEFSPNNPLIRAERTSGDALLGLGEYERRRNTLRKMRQRQYKEYLDQQAKIKQEAKEKAERESKEREERDRLREEKERERLELERDIIPERRRASVSHTYISGANNTYTTKVDTGVQVDHRSAPLSVAVQTDDEKIFALPGALTAAERELSPRSARSTWPAPPSLQSLPAIKTTARDQLTSELRPSYRPSIFDAETIKMRNERAEQEAAERRQFYQQELKNQIVEQQRIKEERKTREQLLEQAEMRRLEEQLRSLKTAQEREIERQYDINAAIKERALDYDRKRESLQKEIDLEHEALVKAAIHPKRTHTSKSESPKHSKLPFFYKPEKMERTPYSFNIPDNSIFSQNYDVESYLRRNLNPTKESLLSNKLDNSEIEKNLDIEKNVVVEKDMVHERPKEIRKNVLENFDKDSLPIPVLRHSPKRRVSEDISSNLSEKMQIVDDKWRVPAVQKNILKSLPNEKGKNVSILTQLGSIRRQLQLEQLKLDKMMSKNN; encoded by the exons ATGTTATCGACGGCAGATTTAGAAAGGCTAATTACGGTTAAACGACGTGAGATACAGCAGGAGAAAACCGTTCTTGGTCTTTCGCCGCCTCTTAACGATAAT gaTGTATCAAACAAAGATGAAGTATTGAAGACTGATAGAAATGTGAGATTGAGCCGAACACGAGCTTTCTCTGAAAATAATGTGCCTACAAACGCTAGTGAAGCCTTCGGAGATGAAACATCGGAAGATTTAAAGGGTTTGATACCGCCCGATTTGGAAAGATATATACGG CGATATATAGGGTTACCAGTGATGTTAAAAGCTGGCGAGTTCTCACCGAACAACCCGCTCATACGCGCCGAAAGGACGTCCGGCGACGCCCTGCTCGGCCTCGGCGAGTATGAGCGACGGAGGAACACCCTGCGGAAGATGAGACAGCGACAATACAAGGAGTATCTTGATCAA CAAGCAAAAATAAAGCAGGAAGCCAAAGAGAAAGCTGAGCGCGAAAGCAAAGAGAGAGAAGAGAGAGACAGACTTAGGGAAGAGAAGGAAAGAGAACGGCTAGAGTTAGAGCGAGATATAATTCCAGAGAGAAGAAGAGCGAGTGTCAGTCATACTTATATCTCCGGAgctaataatacatatacaac AAAAGTCGATACCGGTGTCCAGGTAGATCACAGGAGCGCGCCGTTATCCGTTGCGGTACAGACCgatgatgaaaaaatatttgca CTGCCGGGCGCGCTGACGGCGGCCGAGCGCGAGCTGTCCCCGCGCAGCGCGCGCTCCACGTGGCCCGCGCCGCCCTCGCTCC AATCTCTCCCGGCGATCAAGACGACAGCACGAGATCAGCTGACGTCAGAGCTCCGCCCCTCGTACAGGCCGTCGATATTCGACGCGGAAACGATCAAAATGAGGAACGAACGAGCGGAACAG GAGGCAGCGGAACGTCGTCAGTTCTACCAGCAAGAACTGAAGAATCAAATAGTGGAGCAGCAGAGGATAAAAGAGGAGAGAAAAACGAGGGAACA ATTGTTGGAACAAGCGGAGATGAGGAGGCTAGAAGAGCAGCTGCGCTCATTGAAGACGGCACAGGAGAGAGAAATTGAGCGACAATACGACATCAATGCAGCT ATAAAAGAAAGAGCACTTGATTACGACAGGAAGAGAGAAAGCCTTCAAAAGGAAATTGACTTAGAACACGAAGCGTTAGTGAAGGCGGCGATACACCCAAAACGAACACACACATCCAAAAGCGAATCTCCCAAACATTCAAAACTACCATTTTTCTATAAACCGGAAAAAATGGAAAGAACGCCATATTCTTTTAACATACCGGACAACTCGATATTCTCACAAAATTATGACGTCGAGAGTTATTTGAGAAGGAACCTTAATCCGACCAAAGAAAGTCTACTTTCGAATAAACTAGATAActctgaaatagaaaaaaacttgGACATCGAAAAGAATGTGGTGGTAGAAAAGGATATGGTACACGAGCGTCCGAAAGAAATAAGAAAGAATGTTCTGGAAAATTTCGACAAGGATTCGCTACCGATACCAGTTTTACGACACTCTCCTAAACGAAGAGTCAGCGAAgatatttcttcaaatttaagtGAGAAAATGCAAATAGTCGATGATAAATGGAGAGTTCCCGCCGTAcagaagaatatattaaaatctttgcCGAACGAGAAAGGTAAAAATGTAAGCATTTTAACACAACTGGGTTCGATAAGACGTCAGCTGCAGCTGGAGCAACTGAAGCTAGACAAAATGATGTCTAAAAATAATTGA
- the LOC113397733 gene encoding uncharacterized abhydrolase domain-containing protein DDB_G0269086-like isoform X2 has product MENIREADRYIGLPVMLKAGEFSPNNPLIRAERTSGDALLGLGEYERRRNTLRKMRQRQYKEYLDQQAKIKQEAKEKAERESKEREERDRLREEKERERLELERDIIPERRRASVSHTYISGANNTYTTKVDTGVQVDHRSAPLSVAVQTDDEKIFALPGALTAAERELSPRSARSTWPAPPSLQSLPAIKTTARDQLTSELRPSYRPSIFDAETIKMRNERAEQEAAERRQFYQQELKNQIVEQQRIKEERKTREQLLEQAEMRRLEEQLRSLKTAQEREIERQYDINAAIKERALDYDRKRESLQKEIDLEHEALVKAAIHPKRTHTSKSESPKHSKLPFFYKPEKMERTPYSFNIPDNSIFSQNYDVESYLRRNLNPTKESLLSNKLDNSEIEKNLDIEKNVVVEKDMVHERPKEIRKNVLENFDKDSLPIPVLRHSPKRRVSEDISSNLSEKMQIVDDKWRVPAVQKNILKSLPNEKGKNVSILTQLGSIRRQLQLEQLKLDKMMSKNN; this is encoded by the exons ATGGAAAATATACGTGAAGCtgac CGATATATAGGGTTACCAGTGATGTTAAAAGCTGGCGAGTTCTCACCGAACAACCCGCTCATACGCGCCGAAAGGACGTCCGGCGACGCCCTGCTCGGCCTCGGCGAGTATGAGCGACGGAGGAACACCCTGCGGAAGATGAGACAGCGACAATACAAGGAGTATCTTGATCAA CAAGCAAAAATAAAGCAGGAAGCCAAAGAGAAAGCTGAGCGCGAAAGCAAAGAGAGAGAAGAGAGAGACAGACTTAGGGAAGAGAAGGAAAGAGAACGGCTAGAGTTAGAGCGAGATATAATTCCAGAGAGAAGAAGAGCGAGTGTCAGTCATACTTATATCTCCGGAgctaataatacatatacaac AAAAGTCGATACCGGTGTCCAGGTAGATCACAGGAGCGCGCCGTTATCCGTTGCGGTACAGACCgatgatgaaaaaatatttgca CTGCCGGGCGCGCTGACGGCGGCCGAGCGCGAGCTGTCCCCGCGCAGCGCGCGCTCCACGTGGCCCGCGCCGCCCTCGCTCC AATCTCTCCCGGCGATCAAGACGACAGCACGAGATCAGCTGACGTCAGAGCTCCGCCCCTCGTACAGGCCGTCGATATTCGACGCGGAAACGATCAAAATGAGGAACGAACGAGCGGAACAG GAGGCAGCGGAACGTCGTCAGTTCTACCAGCAAGAACTGAAGAATCAAATAGTGGAGCAGCAGAGGATAAAAGAGGAGAGAAAAACGAGGGAACA ATTGTTGGAACAAGCGGAGATGAGGAGGCTAGAAGAGCAGCTGCGCTCATTGAAGACGGCACAGGAGAGAGAAATTGAGCGACAATACGACATCAATGCAGCT ATAAAAGAAAGAGCACTTGATTACGACAGGAAGAGAGAAAGCCTTCAAAAGGAAATTGACTTAGAACACGAAGCGTTAGTGAAGGCGGCGATACACCCAAAACGAACACACACATCCAAAAGCGAATCTCCCAAACATTCAAAACTACCATTTTTCTATAAACCGGAAAAAATGGAAAGAACGCCATATTCTTTTAACATACCGGACAACTCGATATTCTCACAAAATTATGACGTCGAGAGTTATTTGAGAAGGAACCTTAATCCGACCAAAGAAAGTCTACTTTCGAATAAACTAGATAActctgaaatagaaaaaaacttgGACATCGAAAAGAATGTGGTGGTAGAAAAGGATATGGTACACGAGCGTCCGAAAGAAATAAGAAAGAATGTTCTGGAAAATTTCGACAAGGATTCGCTACCGATACCAGTTTTACGACACTCTCCTAAACGAAGAGTCAGCGAAgatatttcttcaaatttaagtGAGAAAATGCAAATAGTCGATGATAAATGGAGAGTTCCCGCCGTAcagaagaatatattaaaatctttgcCGAACGAGAAAGGTAAAAATGTAAGCATTTTAACACAACTGGGTTCGATAAGACGTCAGCTGCAGCTGGAGCAACTGAAGCTAGACAAAATGATGTCTAAAAATAATTGA